In Micromonospora sp. WMMA1363, a genomic segment contains:
- a CDS encoding TIGR03084 family metal-binding protein produces the protein MTDQQDVMAALVAEGNEVDGLVAGLAPEQWALPTPAPGWTIAHQIAHLTATFRIAGMAAAQPDAFTAMLSRLSGDFNGNVEAALSEYLDDPPEVLLQRWRAERTAAVKALVAVPSTQLVPWLVRPLPPGVLAAAGMLELFGHGQDIADALKVRRTPTDRVGHLVGFAARTWDFGYLARGLTPPDAELRFELTAPSGRVWTFGPQDSPATVTGSAWDFCLLVSRRRHRDDLALQATGEIADRWLDIAQAYRGPAGPGRSPGQFAELDGR, from the coding sequence GTGACCGATCAGCAGGACGTGATGGCCGCCCTGGTGGCCGAGGGCAACGAGGTCGACGGGCTGGTGGCCGGGTTGGCCCCGGAACAGTGGGCGCTGCCGACCCCGGCACCAGGATGGACGATCGCCCACCAGATCGCCCACCTGACGGCCACGTTCCGCATCGCCGGGATGGCGGCAGCGCAGCCGGACGCCTTCACGGCGATGCTCTCCCGGCTCAGCGGCGACTTCAACGGCAACGTGGAGGCCGCCCTGTCGGAGTACCTCGACGACCCGCCGGAGGTGTTGCTGCAGCGGTGGCGGGCCGAGCGGACCGCCGCCGTGAAGGCGCTCGTCGCGGTGCCGTCCACCCAGTTGGTGCCGTGGCTGGTGCGCCCACTGCCGCCGGGTGTCCTCGCCGCCGCCGGGATGCTGGAGCTGTTCGGGCACGGGCAGGACATCGCCGACGCACTCAAGGTCCGCCGGACGCCGACCGACCGGGTCGGGCACCTGGTCGGCTTCGCCGCCCGCACCTGGGACTTCGGCTATTTGGCTCGGGGCCTGACGCCACCGGACGCCGAGCTGCGTTTCGAGCTGACCGCCCCGTCGGGCCGGGTGTGGACCTTCGGTCCGCAGGATTCGCCGGCGACGGTGACCGGCTCCGCGTGGGACTTCTGTCTGTTGGTCTCCCGCCGCCGCCACCGCGACGACCTGGCCCTGCAGGCCACCGGTGAGATCGCCGATCGCTGGCTCGACATCGCCCAGGCCTACCGGGGCCCGGCCGGCCCGGGCCGGAGCCCGGGCCAGTTCGCCGAACTGGACGGCCGCTGA
- a CDS encoding GerMN domain-containing protein, translating to MTARAAGAVLLVLFLAGCGVPTDDRPRAVEAPPGVFPTPGATTSTVPTGQVDEALCFVRDDHLVKVVRRIDTPPTVDQQLEHLLAGPSPAERDSGLITALPGAVAAAGVRLAGTRAEIDLPATGDETGRSDEVLAFGQIVCTLTAHAEVDAVSFIRDGQPLGVPRADGSLSQVPLVAADYAELTRPG from the coding sequence GTGACCGCCCGGGCGGCGGGGGCCGTGCTGCTCGTCCTGTTCCTCGCCGGTTGCGGCGTCCCCACCGACGACCGGCCGCGCGCCGTGGAGGCGCCGCCCGGCGTGTTCCCCACCCCCGGTGCGACCACCTCCACCGTCCCGACCGGCCAGGTAGACGAGGCGCTCTGCTTCGTGCGCGACGACCACCTCGTCAAGGTCGTCCGGCGCATCGACACCCCGCCGACGGTCGACCAGCAGCTCGAGCACCTGCTCGCCGGGCCGAGCCCGGCCGAGCGTGACTCCGGGCTGATCACCGCGCTGCCCGGGGCCGTGGCCGCTGCGGGCGTTCGGCTCGCCGGTACGCGGGCCGAGATCGACCTCCCCGCGACGGGTGACGAGACCGGCCGCAGCGATGAGGTCCTCGCGTTCGGGCAGATCGTCTGCACCCTGACCGCCCACGCGGAGGTCGACGCGGTGTCGTTCATCCGGGACGGCCAGCCACTCGGGGTGCCCCGCGCCGACGGGTCGCTGTCCCAGGTGCCCCTCGTCGCCGCTGACTACGCCGAGCTCACCCGCCCCGGTTGA
- a CDS encoding HAMP domain-containing sensor histidine kinase has translation MRRLGLRARVTAGFAVGAALLASSMALISYDLTRRSLLDEREHTAVRVAYFDAAVVRTGLDTDHPDVVEVLRSLDTGSTRRPLLHLDGAWYARTAEAAATGVPDALHEWVRGGRPAVQRVRLAGQLTLLVGVPLSDRATYYELTSLRELEETFQVLALALTAVAIMVAGSGAAFGWYATRHSLRPLTAVADAAEKIAGGDFTIRLAPTTDSDLTRLSTSFNDMVDQLARRIERDRRFAADVSHELRSPLQTLAAAASVLTRRREHHDERTATAAGLVVDEIDRFQQLVNDLIELARADQPAQREPVDVAALARELCRGRALPADLVDVEPGTPTDWRVDRRRIEQLLVNLLENAVRYGGGPIAVRLSAARGAGVIEVDDAGAGVPVEDREAIFDRFVRGRAAHARAATDGTGLGLAIVAQHAAAHGGRATVDDRPGGGARFRVELPGSVE, from the coding sequence ATGAGACGGCTCGGGCTCCGCGCGCGGGTGACGGCCGGGTTCGCCGTCGGCGCCGCGCTGCTGGCGTCGTCGATGGCGCTGATCTCGTACGACCTGACCCGGCGCTCCCTGCTCGACGAACGGGAACACACCGCCGTACGCGTGGCGTACTTCGACGCGGCCGTGGTGCGCACCGGGCTGGACACCGATCACCCCGACGTCGTCGAGGTGTTGCGGTCGCTGGACACCGGCAGCACCCGGCGGCCGCTGCTGCACCTCGACGGTGCCTGGTACGCGCGCACCGCCGAGGCTGCGGCGACCGGCGTGCCGGACGCGCTGCACGAGTGGGTCCGCGGCGGCCGGCCCGCCGTGCAGCGGGTTCGGCTGGCCGGGCAGCTCACCCTGCTGGTGGGCGTGCCCCTGTCGGACCGGGCGACCTACTACGAGCTGACCTCGTTGCGGGAACTGGAGGAGACCTTCCAGGTGCTCGCGCTGGCGCTGACCGCCGTGGCGATCATGGTCGCGGGCTCCGGCGCGGCCTTCGGCTGGTACGCGACGCGGCACAGCCTCCGCCCGCTGACCGCGGTTGCGGACGCCGCCGAGAAGATCGCCGGCGGCGATTTCACCATCCGGCTGGCCCCGACCACCGACTCCGACCTGACCCGCCTGTCGACCTCGTTCAACGACATGGTCGACCAACTGGCCCGGCGGATCGAACGGGACCGGCGCTTCGCCGCCGACGTGAGCCACGAGCTGCGCTCCCCGCTGCAGACCCTCGCCGCCGCCGCGAGCGTGCTCACCCGCCGGCGTGAACACCACGATGAGCGAACAGCGACCGCGGCGGGACTGGTCGTCGACGAGATCGACCGCTTCCAGCAGCTCGTCAACGACCTCATCGAGCTGGCCCGCGCCGACCAGCCCGCCCAGCGGGAGCCTGTGGACGTGGCGGCGCTGGCCCGCGAACTGTGCCGCGGCCGCGCGCTGCCGGCGGACCTGGTGGACGTCGAACCCGGCACGCCAACCGACTGGCGGGTCGACCGGCGGCGGATCGAGCAGCTGCTGGTGAATCTGCTGGAGAACGCGGTCCGGTACGGCGGCGGCCCGATCGCGGTGCGCCTGTCGGCCGCCCGCGGCGCCGGCGTGATCGAAGTGGACGATGCGGGCGCGGGCGTACCGGTCGAGGACCGGGAGGCCATCTTCGACCGGTTCGTCCGCGGGCGCGCCGCGCACGCCCGCGCCGCCACCGACGGCACCGGGCTCGGTCTGGCCATCGTCGCGCAGCACGCCGCGGCGCACGGCGGACGCGCCACGGTCGACGACCGGCCCGGCGGCGGCGCCCGCTTCCGGGTGGAACTGCCCGGGAGTGTCGAGTGA
- a CDS encoding response regulator transcription factor, protein MTAVLVIEDDDRIRLALLLALEEEGYAARGAATAEEGLRSQRSEPADYVLVDLMLPGLDGFECIRQLRRDDDVPIVVISARDDTHDIVAALEAGADDYVVKPVAIKELSARLRALRRRGRTRSGPVAVQVIGDLEISPDAGEVRRAGQPVSLTRTEFRLLCELAEHAGRVLSRQQLLQRVWGYDTGDERLVDVHVGRLRQKIEAEPGNPRYLVTLRGLGYKLQR, encoded by the coding sequence ATGACAGCCGTACTGGTGATCGAGGATGACGACCGAATCCGGCTGGCGCTGCTGCTCGCGCTGGAGGAGGAGGGGTACGCCGCGCGCGGCGCGGCGACCGCCGAGGAGGGGCTGCGGTCCCAGCGGTCGGAGCCGGCCGACTACGTGCTGGTCGACCTCATGCTGCCGGGGCTGGACGGGTTCGAGTGCATCCGACAGTTGCGCCGGGACGACGACGTCCCGATCGTGGTGATCAGCGCACGCGACGACACGCACGACATCGTCGCGGCGCTGGAGGCCGGCGCCGACGACTACGTGGTCAAGCCGGTCGCCATCAAGGAGCTGTCGGCGCGGCTGCGGGCCCTGCGTCGCCGAGGGCGGACCCGGTCGGGCCCGGTCGCCGTGCAGGTCATCGGAGACCTGGAGATCAGTCCCGACGCCGGGGAGGTACGCCGGGCCGGACAGCCGGTGTCGTTGACCCGCACGGAGTTCCGGCTGCTCTGCGAACTGGCGGAGCACGCCGGGCGGGTCCTGTCCCGGCAGCAGCTGCTCCAGCGGGTCTGGGGGTACGACACCGGCGACGAGCGCCTGGTCGACGTCCACGTCGGGCGGCTGCGCCAGAAGATCGAGGCGGAGCCGGGCAACCCGCGATACCTGGTCACCCTGCGCGGCCTCGGCTACAAGCTGCAACGATGA
- a CDS encoding STAS domain-containing protein, whose amino-acid sequence MTAPQAVPPECTVPRVEVGITEDLHLDTLPEVGAVFDRILSLDPHEVVVDLSGCRHIDAAAISLLLDVHRRLTRRRAVLVLRDPNPRIRSILHTARVDAALPIVSSSPDGATAPPRPAGAPSRTLSTVHGRARVAVPPRAAS is encoded by the coding sequence ATGACCGCGCCGCAGGCCGTCCCGCCGGAGTGCACGGTACCCCGGGTCGAGGTGGGCATCACCGAGGACCTACACCTGGACACGCTCCCAGAGGTCGGTGCCGTCTTCGACCGGATCCTGTCGCTGGATCCGCACGAGGTGGTGGTCGATCTGTCCGGATGCCGGCACATCGACGCCGCCGCCATCAGCCTGCTGCTCGACGTGCACCGACGGCTGACCCGCCGCCGCGCCGTTCTCGTCCTCCGCGATCCCAACCCCCGGATCCGCAGCATCCTGCACACCGCCCGCGTGGACGCCGCGCTCCCGATCGTCAGCTCCAGCCCCGATGGAGCGACAGCGCCCCCACGCCCCGCCGGAGCACCCAGCCGGACCCTCTCCACGGTCCACGGTCGCGCGCGAGTCGCCGTACCGCCCCGGGCCGCCAGCTGA
- a CDS encoding STAS domain-containing protein, which yields MTVVPDENTMTLICDGCGDTAASTAVVLPDAEVVWTLVSEHGWSGSPFATGPHRCPRCTPLPAPGEAAAGTHPLGAEDLEEIGDPVPAAAEPDTGALQAALAAVEEHDGRVTVDLSAVEQIDSVGLGLLVRARQEARQRGAVLCLRAPSRFVLTVLHTMRLETAFPVVAARSGTASEPEVLV from the coding sequence ATGACCGTCGTGCCGGACGAGAACACGATGACCCTGATCTGCGACGGTTGCGGCGACACCGCCGCGAGCACCGCCGTCGTCCTGCCCGACGCCGAGGTGGTTTGGACCCTGGTGTCGGAACACGGGTGGAGCGGCTCCCCCTTCGCGACCGGCCCGCACCGGTGCCCGCGTTGCACCCCGCTCCCCGCCCCTGGAGAGGCGGCGGCCGGCACGCACCCCCTCGGGGCCGAGGATCTCGAAGAGATCGGCGACCCGGTGCCGGCCGCCGCCGAACCGGACACCGGGGCGTTGCAGGCGGCACTCGCAGCCGTGGAGGAACACGACGGCCGGGTGACGGTGGACCTCTCCGCCGTCGAACAGATCGACTCGGTCGGTCTCGGCCTGCTGGTCCGCGCCCGGCAGGAGGCGCGCCAGCGGGGCGCGGTGCTGTGCCTCCGCGCCCCGTCCCGGTTCGTGTTGACCGTGCTGCACACGATGCGCCTGGAGACCGCGTTCCCGGTCGTCGCGGCCCGGTCCGGAACCGCGTCCGAGCCCGAGGTGCTCGTCTGA
- a CDS encoding BON domain-containing protein: MVMPWSTPENDPFHPTWDPPQPDDEDTRLAALAAQRLSIDWTTRRQQITVTVQNRVVILAGKVAHVDARTAAGELAWDVPGVADVCNTLRVVERGRRR; encoded by the coding sequence ATGGTCATGCCCTGGTCCACGCCCGAGAACGACCCCTTCCACCCCACCTGGGACCCGCCGCAGCCGGATGACGAGGACACCCGGCTGGCGGCGCTCGCCGCGCAGCGGCTCAGCATCGACTGGACGACGCGACGCCAGCAGATCACGGTGACGGTGCAGAACCGGGTGGTCATCCTCGCCGGCAAGGTCGCCCACGTCGACGCGCGGACGGCGGCCGGGGAACTCGCCTGGGACGTTCCGGGCGTCGCCGACGTCTGCAACACCCTCCGCGTGGTGGAACGAGGCCGAAGGCGCTGA
- a CDS encoding sigma-70 family RNA polymerase sigma factor yields MTDDDTEVTAWALAAGRGDRDAATRFVRATQLQVRRFLAALVSPSEADDLAQEVFLRAVRSLPSFAGRSTARTWLFAIARRVAVDHVRAATARPRTVPMSDSFDAADVARSGFDRQVALEHLVAALPAERREAFVATQILGLSYAEAAQVCECPVGTIRSRVARAREDLLTAVDDARDVRRGGATAG; encoded by the coding sequence GTGACGGACGACGACACGGAGGTCACGGCGTGGGCACTGGCCGCCGGCCGGGGTGACCGCGACGCCGCCACCCGGTTCGTGCGGGCGACACAGCTACAGGTCCGCCGTTTCCTCGCCGCACTGGTCTCGCCGTCGGAAGCCGACGACCTGGCGCAGGAGGTGTTCCTGCGGGCGGTACGGTCGTTGCCGTCGTTCGCCGGCCGGTCCACCGCTCGGACCTGGCTGTTCGCCATCGCCCGCCGGGTCGCCGTCGACCATGTCCGCGCCGCGACGGCTCGACCACGTACCGTACCGATGTCGGACTCGTTCGACGCTGCGGACGTGGCGCGCAGCGGCTTCGACCGGCAGGTCGCGCTGGAACACCTCGTCGCGGCGTTGCCGGCCGAGCGGCGGGAGGCGTTCGTCGCCACCCAGATCCTCGGCCTGTCCTACGCCGAGGCGGCGCAGGTGTGCGAATGCCCGGTCGGCACGATCCGGTCACGAGTGGCGCGGGCCCGCGAGGATCTGCTCACCGCCGTCGATGATGCCCGGGACGTCCGGCGCGGTGGTGCTACGGCCGGCTGA
- a CDS encoding PepSY domain-containing protein: protein MIKLSGDSTAESGADRSAAPRPARPSTPLAALLVRLHFYTGILVAPFLVIAALTGLAYTVTPQLDQALYGDKLTVAGTGAQPRTLAEQVTAARTAHPDGILAAVQPGADGRTTQVVFSQPELGDKQHTVYVNPYTAEVTGQLTTWFGATPVTTWLDDLHRNLHLGDVGRHYSEIAASWLWLLVLGGVVLWWRRRTTGRARIRHLLLPDLASHRGVRRTRSWHATMGVWLAVGLLFLSMTGLTWSRFAGANFGAGLDALDAGRPALDTSLGTGPSDSGGEHQHGLPGVGGPADPATFDRVLTVARDAGLSGPIEIAPAEEPGAAWTVAQTDNTWPVARDRVAVDPTDGAITARSNFADWPLLAQLSSLGIQAHMGLLFGPVNQVLLAGLALGLLCVVVWGYRMWWQRRPTRADRRAPTGAPPARGGLRGLPVWALLLGVPLTVAVGWALPWFGGPLLAFLAVDAALGIAAQRRSAGPVDG, encoded by the coding sequence ATGATCAAGTTGTCCGGAGATTCCACCGCGGAATCCGGCGCCGACCGGAGCGCCGCCCCGCGACCGGCCCGGCCGAGCACACCCCTCGCGGCGCTGCTGGTCCGGCTGCACTTCTACACCGGCATCCTCGTCGCCCCGTTCCTGGTCATCGCCGCCCTGACCGGCCTCGCATACACCGTCACACCGCAGTTGGACCAGGCACTGTACGGCGACAAGCTCACTGTCGCCGGCACCGGCGCCCAGCCGAGGACGCTGGCCGAACAGGTCACCGCCGCACGAACCGCGCACCCGGACGGCATCCTCGCCGCAGTGCAGCCCGGTGCCGACGGCAGGACCACCCAGGTGGTCTTCTCGCAGCCCGAGCTGGGCGATAAGCAGCACACGGTCTACGTCAACCCCTACACGGCCGAGGTGACGGGACAGCTAACCACGTGGTTCGGCGCCACCCCGGTCACCACCTGGCTGGACGACCTGCATCGCAACCTGCACCTCGGCGACGTCGGCCGGCACTATTCCGAGATCGCCGCGAGCTGGCTGTGGCTCCTCGTCCTCGGTGGCGTCGTCCTGTGGTGGCGCCGGCGAACCACCGGCCGTGCCCGGATCCGGCACCTGCTGCTGCCGGACCTGGCGTCCCACCGGGGGGTTCGCCGCACCCGGAGCTGGCATGCCACCATGGGCGTCTGGCTCGCCGTCGGCCTGCTCTTCCTGTCCATGACGGGCCTCACCTGGTCGAGATTCGCCGGCGCGAACTTCGGCGCCGGCCTCGACGCCCTCGACGCCGGTCGGCCCGCGCTCGACACGAGCCTGGGCACCGGTCCAAGCGACAGCGGCGGGGAGCACCAGCACGGCTTACCCGGAGTGGGCGGACCGGCGGACCCGGCGACCTTCGACCGCGTCCTCACCGTCGCCCGCGACGCCGGGCTGTCCGGCCCGATCGAGATCGCCCCCGCCGAGGAGCCGGGGGCTGCCTGGACCGTCGCCCAGACCGACAACACCTGGCCCGTTGCCCGGGACCGCGTGGCCGTTGACCCCACCGACGGCGCCATCACCGCCCGCAGCAACTTCGCTGACTGGCCGCTGCTCGCCCAGCTCAGCAGCCTCGGGATCCAGGCCCACATGGGGCTGCTCTTCGGGCCGGTCAACCAGGTCCTGCTCGCCGGGCTCGCCCTCGGCCTGCTCTGCGTCGTCGTCTGGGGCTACCGGATGTGGTGGCAGCGCCGTCCCACTCGGGCTGACCGACGCGCCCCGACGGGCGCCCCACCCGCCCGGGGCGGCCTCCGTGGTCTGCCCGTCTGGGCGCTGCTGCTCGGCGTGCCGCTGACCGTCGCCGTCGGCTGGGCGCTGCCCTGGTTCGGCGGGCCGCTGCTGGCCTTTCTCGCCGTCGACGCCGCACTGGGGATCGCCGCCCAGCGGAGGTCGGCGGGCCCGGTCGACGGGTGA
- a CDS encoding MaoC family dehydratase, whose translation MDLFADATDDHQWIHLDPERAAAGPYGGTVAHGYLTLSLLPVLVSRLYGVEGVRMGVNYGLNRVRFPAPVRVGGAVRATATINEVTAVGDAVQVVATVTVDSDAGGKPVCVAETVGRLHV comes from the coding sequence GTGGACCTGTTCGCCGACGCCACCGACGACCACCAGTGGATCCACCTCGACCCGGAGCGCGCCGCCGCCGGGCCGTACGGCGGCACCGTCGCGCACGGCTACCTGACCCTGTCCCTGCTGCCGGTGTTGGTCTCCCGCCTGTACGGGGTCGAGGGCGTGCGGATGGGGGTGAACTATGGGCTCAACCGGGTGCGGTTTCCCGCGCCGGTAAGGGTCGGCGGCGCGGTGCGGGCCACCGCCACCATCAACGAGGTGACCGCGGTCGGCGATGCCGTCCAGGTCGTTGCCACGGTCACCGTCGACAGTGACGCCGGCGGCAAACCGGTCTGCGTAGCGGAGACGGTCGGCCGCCTCCACGTCTGA
- a CDS encoding acyl-CoA dehydrogenase family protein, with amino-acid sequence MDFALSDEQRAVRDTARDFIRREVMPLEQELLRRERAHRPGLERGELRELQLKARRFGFWALATPAEYGGMELPAVTQSLIWTELGRSFVPFRFGGEADNILFHATAEQQKEFLVPTIEGERISCFAITEPGAGSDAANIRLSARRDGDDWILDGEKTFITNGNDADFAIVVAVTDREKDVRDGGATAFLVDRAMGWRSEFIPTMGEGGPASLLFDGVRVPHRNILGEVGQGFALGMEWIGKGRYTIPSHALGIAERALQMAIDHANSRETFGAKIGTNQAIQWMIADSETELEAARWLVLRAAWTVDAGLDPRHASSMAKLYGAGMVNRVVDRVLQIHGGMGYTRELPIERWYRQVRLYRIFEGTDEMQRLIIARDLLRGYTKVGAQLA; translated from the coding sequence ATGGACTTCGCGCTCTCCGACGAGCAGCGGGCCGTCCGGGACACGGCCCGCGACTTCATCCGGCGGGAGGTGATGCCGCTGGAGCAGGAGCTGCTGCGCCGCGAGCGGGCCCACCGGCCTGGCCTGGAACGCGGCGAGCTGCGGGAACTCCAGCTCAAGGCGCGTCGGTTCGGCTTCTGGGCGCTGGCCACCCCGGCGGAGTACGGCGGGATGGAACTGCCCGCGGTCACCCAGTCGCTGATCTGGACCGAGCTGGGCCGGTCGTTCGTGCCGTTCCGGTTCGGCGGGGAGGCGGACAACATCCTCTTCCACGCCACGGCGGAGCAGCAGAAGGAGTTCCTCGTTCCGACGATCGAGGGGGAGCGGATCTCCTGCTTCGCCATCACCGAGCCGGGCGCCGGTTCGGACGCGGCGAACATCCGACTCTCCGCGCGGCGGGACGGCGACGACTGGATTCTCGACGGTGAGAAGACCTTCATCACCAACGGCAACGACGCGGACTTCGCGATCGTGGTGGCGGTGACCGACCGGGAGAAGGACGTACGCGACGGCGGCGCCACCGCGTTCCTGGTGGACCGGGCGATGGGGTGGCGGTCGGAGTTCATTCCGACCATGGGCGAGGGTGGGCCAGCGTCGTTGCTCTTCGACGGTGTCCGGGTGCCGCACCGCAACATCCTGGGCGAGGTCGGGCAGGGCTTCGCGCTCGGCATGGAGTGGATCGGCAAGGGGCGCTACACCATCCCGTCGCACGCGCTGGGGATCGCCGAGCGGGCGTTGCAGATGGCGATCGACCACGCCAACAGCCGCGAGACGTTCGGCGCGAAGATCGGTACCAACCAGGCGATCCAGTGGATGATCGCCGACTCGGAGACCGAGCTGGAGGCAGCCCGTTGGCTCGTCCTGCGCGCCGCCTGGACAGTCGACGCCGGCCTCGACCCTCGGCACGCCTCCTCCATGGCGAAGCTCTACGGCGCGGGCATGGTCAACCGGGTGGTGGACCGGGTACTCCAGATCCACGGTGGCATGGGCTACACCCGGGAGTTGCCGATCGAGCGCTGGTACCGGCAGGTGCGTCTCTACCGCATCTTCGAGGGCACCGACGAGATGCAACGGCTCATCATCGCTCGCGACCTGTTGCGCGGTTACACGAAAGTGGGGGCACAGCTGGCATGA
- a CDS encoding TetR/AcrR family transcriptional regulator C-terminal domain-containing protein, translating to MPRPRQALLSRQRIVEAAAALIDAEGLAGFSTRRLAAELGVRGPSLYNHFATKDEILDAVADSITVRVDVSFFGDVDWRQALRRWGHSYRAALAAHPRIVPYLAQGPGRRPAALAMADAVYGGLVDAGWPPARATHVGALMRYFVAGSALGSFARGFVEDPSVYADQYPHLAQAHRLAEHQQQVDEGAFALGLDALIAGLSGTYEETVGPLPPLAKETEADESHDLHR from the coding sequence ATGCCCCGCCCGAGACAGGCGCTACTCAGCCGGCAGCGGATCGTCGAGGCCGCCGCCGCGCTGATCGATGCGGAAGGGCTGGCGGGATTCTCCACCCGCCGGCTGGCCGCCGAGCTCGGCGTGCGCGGGCCGTCGCTGTACAACCACTTCGCCACCAAGGACGAGATCCTCGACGCCGTCGCCGACAGCATCACGGTGCGGGTGGACGTGTCGTTCTTCGGTGACGTCGACTGGCGGCAGGCACTGCGCCGGTGGGGCCACTCCTACCGGGCGGCACTCGCGGCCCATCCGCGCATCGTGCCGTACCTGGCCCAGGGGCCGGGTCGACGACCCGCCGCCCTGGCCATGGCGGACGCCGTCTACGGAGGCTTGGTCGACGCGGGCTGGCCGCCTGCCCGGGCGACCCACGTCGGGGCGCTCATGCGCTACTTCGTGGCCGGCTCGGCGCTGGGCTCGTTCGCCCGTGGCTTCGTCGAGGACCCGTCGGTCTATGCCGACCAGTATCCGCACCTGGCCCAGGCCCACCGCCTCGCCGAACACCAGCAACAGGTCGACGAGGGCGCCTTCGCCCTGGGCCTGGACGCGCTGATCGCCGGCCTGTCCGGCACGTACGAGGAGACCGTCGGGCCGCTGCCGCCCCTGGCGAAGGAGACCGAGGCGGACGAGAGTCACGACCTACACCGCTAG